In the Flagellimonas sp. HMM57 genome, one interval contains:
- a CDS encoding porin family protein, giving the protein MIALRTISITLLLLACSFLSNAQSNEDVLEFGIRGGINQSNLKDSNGKSRFGPTIGFFAEYNASEKVAIRSELKYSSLGTKEKENISGLKLNYVQALPILLKVYPAESFSLEIGPYAGYLLNKKGSINKSDLRKFDFGASAGLGYHLTDHLELGARYYFGMRDITKTIGKAKNRFIEIALSYTF; this is encoded by the coding sequence ATGATTGCACTTAGAACAATTTCAATCACATTACTATTATTGGCATGTTCTTTCCTGTCCAATGCCCAATCTAATGAAGATGTACTTGAATTCGGTATCCGTGGGGGCATTAACCAAAGTAATTTAAAAGATTCAAATGGGAAGTCCAGATTTGGGCCGACAATAGGATTTTTTGCGGAATACAATGCCTCAGAAAAGGTTGCCATACGCTCGGAACTAAAGTATTCCTCATTAGGGACTAAGGAAAAGGAAAATATAAGCGGTCTTAAACTAAACTACGTTCAAGCACTTCCAATCCTGTTAAAGGTGTATCCGGCGGAAAGCTTTAGCCTAGAGATTGGCCCATATGCAGGTTATTTATTAAACAAAAAAGGAAGTATAAACAAGTCTGACCTTCGAAAATTTGATTTTGGGGCGTCCGCAGGTCTCGGGTACCACCTCACTGACCATCTTGAGTTAGGTGCACGTTACTACTTTGGAATGCGAGATATTACCAAAACGATTGGGAAGGCAAAAAACAGATTCATTGAAATAGCGCTTTCCTATACATTTTAA
- a CDS encoding helix-turn-helix domain-containing protein, translated as MSSILGVLIGAFVITRKSGLGNNRRIRFALSALVFLYAYTSFDYYLSLKIDINSIYSGGSYLLYHLVGPLFLYFILLFTKAPWNFKKRGVLIILYTVIRWGLFLPLIEYETVNDIIASADSYGVWFWIELEYIFSTSINIILLVVGYLKLKNTPLYLKLDKSQSLNYRWIKLLILLFIGLQIASGFNTALNTNSLATLEIYAKIETLILAMFFFVLAFSIMHFPVFAFTGSFEDLPNETKKKYAKSSLSDSSKLFHQIQEAVTGEELYLDYDIKLNTLADKLGKSVHHISQAINENAHMSFSDYINSFRIEAAKPLLLKPKPDTIYSIALDVGFNSKAAFYNAFRKNTEMTPTEFKKNHANPPPS; from the coding sequence TTGAGCTCAATACTAGGTGTACTTATCGGGGCTTTTGTTATCACGAGAAAGTCAGGGCTGGGCAATAATAGAAGAATAAGGTTTGCGCTAAGTGCTTTGGTATTTCTCTATGCCTATACTTCTTTTGACTACTATTTATCCCTTAAAATTGACATCAATAGTATCTATTCTGGCGGGTCTTACCTGCTATATCACCTTGTAGGGCCTCTTTTCCTATATTTTATCTTATTGTTTACCAAGGCTCCGTGGAATTTCAAAAAAAGGGGTGTACTCATAATCCTATATACAGTGATCCGTTGGGGACTTTTCCTTCCACTAATTGAGTATGAAACAGTAAATGATATAATAGCCTCTGCAGATTCATACGGTGTGTGGTTTTGGATAGAACTGGAATACATATTCTCGACATCAATTAATATTATATTGTTGGTGGTGGGATATCTGAAGTTGAAAAACACACCTTTGTATCTAAAATTGGATAAATCGCAAAGTCTTAATTACAGGTGGATCAAGTTATTGATCCTACTTTTTATAGGCTTACAAATTGCAAGTGGCTTCAATACCGCTCTTAACACAAATAGCCTTGCCACTCTTGAGATTTACGCAAAAATCGAAACACTGATTTTAGCCATGTTCTTCTTCGTTTTGGCGTTTTCGATTATGCATTTTCCAGTATTTGCTTTCACAGGGTCTTTTGAAGACTTGCCAAACGAAACCAAGAAAAAGTACGCTAAATCTTCCCTATCTGATTCATCAAAATTGTTTCATCAGATTCAGGAAGCTGTCACTGGTGAAGAACTGTACTTGGATTATGATATTAAACTGAATACTTTGGCAGACAAACTGGGTAAATCTGTGCACCATATTTCCCAGGCAATCAACGAAAACGCCCATATGAGCTTTTCGGATTATATCAATTCTTTCAGGATTGAGGCGGCCAAACCACTTCTGTTGAAACCAAAACCTGACACTATCTATTCAATAGCATTGGATGTTGGATTCAATAGTAAGGCGGCATTCTACAATGCTTTCCGCAAAAATACTGAAATGACCCCTACAGAATTCAAAAAAAATCACGCTAACCCACCACCTTCATAA
- a CDS encoding phosphatase PAP2 family protein has translation MWKNRVVIRFRKVVFATIMGLFSLTSSGQFATVEIDAPKKDTQWSTFTYDLGTVFKAVGHSYTRPLHWQGKQWATFAGVIGGTGAVYLIDEPASDYLSDQGEDIPKFLKEYGRTYGSPQVNYAVTGGVYLTGLFTKNEKLRRTGVLLIASATSTGFLQQVLKSAVGRARPVSGQSKDTFDPFNSHRDYHSFPSGHTMLAFTNAYAIAKQFKSPWVKGGIYAVGLVPGLSRLWEDQHWLSDVVLGMAISIFTVESIDKYLDKKYSEKYNRQEKKVQWNLTFAPNQLGVSMNF, from the coding sequence ATGTGGAAAAATAGAGTAGTAATTAGATTTAGAAAAGTGGTATTCGCAACCATAATGGGATTGTTTTCTTTAACAAGTTCCGGTCAGTTCGCCACCGTTGAGATAGACGCTCCAAAAAAAGATACGCAATGGTCAACATTCACATATGACCTTGGTACTGTGTTTAAAGCGGTAGGACATTCCTATACAAGACCTTTACATTGGCAGGGCAAGCAATGGGCCACCTTCGCCGGAGTGATTGGAGGTACAGGTGCCGTATATCTAATTGACGAACCCGCTTCCGACTATCTAAGTGACCAAGGTGAGGATATTCCAAAATTTTTAAAGGAATATGGAAGAACCTATGGCAGTCCACAGGTCAATTATGCCGTAACGGGCGGCGTGTATCTAACAGGCCTTTTTACCAAAAATGAAAAACTGCGTAGAACCGGGGTTTTGCTTATTGCATCAGCCACCTCAACCGGATTTTTACAACAAGTATTAAAATCCGCAGTGGGTCGGGCGCGACCAGTAAGTGGCCAATCAAAAGATACTTTTGACCCGTTTAATAGTCATCGTGATTATCATTCCTTCCCTTCGGGTCATACTATGCTGGCCTTTACCAATGCATACGCTATCGCAAAACAGTTCAAGAGTCCATGGGTGAAAGGCGGAATTTATGCCGTAGGCCTAGTGCCAGGACTTTCAAGATTATGGGAGGACCAACATTGGCTTTCCGATGTTGTTTTGGGCATGGCCATCAGCATATTTACCGTGGAATCCATCGACAAATACCTTGATAAAAAATACAGCGAAAAGTACAATCGACAAGAAAAGAAAGTACAATGGAACCTCACTTTTGCTCCTAATCAGTTGGGCGTGAGCATGAATTTCTAG
- a CDS encoding pyruvate kinase encodes MKFKSEEVSQVIEQLDTIILKIRTEEEHAAHILEAVDAAYRKSAQNLLHYNVLRSFDLRDIQKNLRKWGLTRFTNDESHIMASLQSTRFILANLIGSDDGTFLKDTWSIKKGKRLLAKHTKELLGYRSKGRRVRIMVTQPTAAAYDYEMVLQMVKEGMNCARINCAHDTPEVWEKIIANVRRAAKAQGKTVKIAMDLAGPKIRTGQMAPGPKVRRFKAQKDVLGQVVHPAEIILVDETGDFSGPNILPIVSGGLDQLKVDDHLQISDARGKQRTIYVVRIEKDFVVAHCKKTIYVETGMMLNRVFGGLYTLQVGELPETEQSIVLKKGDVLEVTKTPVLGQQSLSNEDGQLSVPARISCQMPEVFDYIREGERVLFDDGKIQGEIVSASKDLFEVRIDSAKENGDKLKAFKGMNFPDSRLGFSGLTEKDKKDLPFVVEHADIINFSFVNRPEDVSELHEELQKLNVFNAVDVILKIETKYAYDNLVPILLEAMKSKQVGVMIARGDLAVETGWDKIGNIQQEMLSLCAAAHIPVVWATQVLENLAKKGLPSRSEITDATTALKAECVMLNKGPFINEAIQLLHTILSSMESSRDKKEVLLPKMEILAA; translated from the coding sequence ATGAAATTCAAAAGCGAAGAGGTTTCTCAGGTCATCGAACAATTGGATACGATCATATTAAAAATCAGAACGGAAGAAGAACATGCCGCACATATCTTGGAAGCAGTGGACGCTGCCTATCGTAAAAGCGCGCAGAACTTATTGCATTATAATGTGCTGCGCAGTTTTGATTTGAGGGATATTCAGAAAAACCTTAGAAAATGGGGACTCACCCGTTTTACTAATGATGAAAGTCATATTATGGCAAGTTTGCAAAGTACCCGTTTTATATTGGCCAATCTTATTGGCAGTGATGATGGCACTTTTCTAAAAGATACCTGGTCTATTAAAAAAGGGAAACGCCTTTTAGCAAAACACACGAAAGAATTATTAGGTTATCGTTCCAAAGGCCGCAGGGTACGTATCATGGTTACACAACCTACCGCCGCGGCATATGATTATGAGATGGTTCTTCAAATGGTAAAAGAAGGTATGAACTGCGCCCGAATCAATTGTGCCCATGATACTCCTGAGGTATGGGAGAAAATCATCGCCAATGTGAGGAGAGCTGCCAAGGCACAGGGCAAAACTGTAAAAATAGCGATGGATTTGGCAGGGCCTAAAATACGTACAGGGCAAATGGCTCCCGGACCAAAAGTGAGAAGGTTCAAGGCGCAAAAAGATGTTTTGGGCCAAGTAGTACATCCGGCAGAGATTATTCTTGTAGATGAAACTGGGGATTTTTCAGGGCCAAACATCTTACCTATTGTATCAGGAGGTTTAGACCAATTAAAGGTTGATGACCATCTTCAGATATCGGACGCTAGGGGTAAACAACGAACAATATATGTAGTGCGGATAGAAAAGGATTTTGTTGTCGCTCACTGTAAAAAAACGATTTATGTGGAAACAGGAATGATGCTAAATCGGGTGTTCGGAGGGTTATATACGCTTCAAGTAGGAGAACTTCCGGAAACTGAACAATCCATAGTATTAAAAAAAGGAGATGTTTTGGAAGTCACAAAGACCCCGGTACTTGGACAACAGTCACTGTCGAATGAAGATGGACAGCTTTCCGTACCGGCGAGAATATCTTGCCAAATGCCAGAGGTTTTTGATTATATAAGGGAAGGTGAGCGTGTGCTTTTCGATGATGGAAAAATACAGGGCGAAATTGTTTCGGCGTCCAAAGATTTATTTGAAGTACGTATCGATAGCGCCAAAGAAAATGGGGACAAGTTAAAAGCTTTCAAGGGAATGAACTTTCCTGATTCCCGATTAGGATTTTCAGGCTTAACGGAAAAGGATAAAAAAGACCTTCCTTTTGTAGTGGAACATGCAGATATTATCAACTTTTCATTTGTAAATCGCCCAGAAGACGTAAGTGAATTACATGAAGAACTTCAAAAACTGAATGTCTTCAATGCCGTTGATGTTATCTTGAAAATAGAAACAAAATATGCGTATGATAATCTGGTACCCATTCTTTTGGAAGCCATGAAATCGAAACAAGTGGGCGTGATGATAGCCCGTGGAGATTTAGCGGTGGAAACAGGCTGGGATAAAATAGGAAACATACAACAAGAAATGTTGTCCCTTTGCGCTGCGGCGCATATACCTGTAGTTTGGGCGACTCAAGTGTTGGAAAACCTTGCTAAAAAAGGCCTACCCTCCCGGTCTGAAATCACGGATGCCACTACGGCTTTAAAAGCAGAATGTGTCATGCTAAACAAAGGCCCTTTTATAAACGAGGCCATACAATTGTTGCATACGATTTTGTCCAGTATGGAATCCTCAAGGGATAAAAAAGAAGTTCTTTTGCCAAAAATGGAGATTTTGGCCGCTTAA
- a CDS encoding adenylate/guanylate cyclase domain-containing protein, which translates to MRRRIKEYKRHLFRSLAFWTVSIVLFAIYRYFAIDHEIGIRIDAAYEPIYHFYQIVWSFGLSGFLLGIVYASVEYIFDTYLSRKIPLIINLLVQFVLISLSVIAISEVVSTFFSSVNRLDFDISPEIWYRNPSSWALFTYIFFASVIFSVLVISTDRLGRGKLIRMMVGHYLYPRETQRIFMFLDLKSSTAIAERLGHYKYSQLIQDFFYDINELVVPHDAEIYQYIGDEVVLTWPYKKGMKRNSSLRLFFALQKMITDKSDFYRKKYGLVPEFKAGLHGGALMVTQVGVVKKELAYHGDVINTTARIQEACNTYAAHLLISESLLEKLQKTRPITSRYIGNVMLKGKEKEVKIHTVEIN; encoded by the coding sequence ATGCGAAGGCGTATCAAAGAATATAAAAGACACCTATTCCGGTCACTGGCCTTTTGGACAGTGTCCATAGTGTTATTCGCCATCTATCGTTATTTTGCCATAGACCACGAAATCGGTATTCGAATTGATGCCGCCTATGAACCCATTTATCATTTTTATCAAATTGTATGGAGTTTTGGTCTCAGTGGTTTTTTGTTGGGTATCGTGTATGCCAGTGTCGAGTACATTTTTGATACGTATCTATCCCGTAAAATCCCCTTGATCATAAATTTATTGGTTCAATTTGTTTTAATATCACTTTCGGTGATTGCCATTTCAGAAGTGGTTTCAACATTTTTTTCGAGTGTTAATAGACTGGACTTTGATATATCACCCGAAATTTGGTACCGTAATCCATCATCCTGGGCACTTTTTACCTACATCTTTTTTGCATCAGTCATTTTTTCCGTTCTGGTCATTAGTACGGATAGGTTGGGCAGGGGAAAACTCATTCGAATGATGGTCGGACATTATCTATATCCAAGGGAGACCCAACGTATTTTTATGTTCTTGGACCTTAAGAGTTCTACGGCCATCGCAGAGCGCTTAGGGCATTACAAATACAGCCAGTTGATACAAGACTTTTTTTACGATATCAACGAGCTGGTCGTGCCCCATGATGCGGAAATCTATCAGTACATTGGTGATGAAGTAGTACTCACTTGGCCTTACAAAAAAGGCATGAAAAGAAATAGTAGCTTACGACTGTTCTTTGCACTGCAAAAAATGATTACCGATAAATCTGATTTTTATCGTAAAAAATACGGTCTGGTACCTGAGTTCAAAGCCGGTCTTCACGGTGGCGCACTTATGGTAACCCAAGTAGGGGTCGTAAAAAAAGAATTGGCCTATCATGGTGATGTTATTAATACAACAGCTAGAATTCAAGAAGCATGCAATACCTACGCCGCACATTTACTCATTTCTGAATCCCTTTTGGAAAAATTACAAAAAACACGTCCGATAACTTCACGATACATTGGCAATGTGATGCTCAAGGGCAAGGAAAAAGAGGTGAAAATACATACCGTGGAGATTAATTGA
- a CDS encoding efflux RND transporter permease subunit, translated as MNLTAFSIQKNRIVLMILGAILLMGMAIYPDLPRDSMPSYTVRIANVVTEFPGASPERVELLVTDKVEKIAQELPELKEVTSVSRTGLSVVTVELKEDVGPDELQSVWNRLRRKLQGMEGMPEGIDAFLDDEGVGDVYGIVAGLVSDGFSYAEMKEYADDIKNDFIKLPEAAKVVMGGVQEERVFITFDNARLKTYGLSAQKLQQLISGTNILSSGGQINLGQERIILEPTGNFNSIKDIEDMLLPVSEDSGLLVRLGDLTKIEKGYIDPSQQRVQINGNNAISFHINLKKNANIISLGEDVNQLLTKWQDKLPAGLDLKRISSLDVYIDAKVSNFISNLLQSIGIVLAVMLVFLGFRTGMIIASLIPIVTIMTLLIMGLIDIGLNQVTLASLIMALGMLVDNAIVVAETIMVKMEAGEKAKKAAIDACSELFVPLLISTLTTSVAFLAFYLSPTNMGDIVGPIFIVITIALLSSWIIALTIITLFCSLFLKIKPKNERKPGLVDKAIAVLKSKYKSLIIVALHHRWKVMIVLFAVFILSLVGFSKVPFLFFPDSDRNMITVDINLPEGSNIDATTSTVRKLEQFMRDSLQVTQDRPDGIDSWSAYIGQGPESYDLGYSQDEANSNYAHILVNTSSFEMNQDIIAKLDAFGYDNFSNADIKVKALAAGAATVPIEIKLIGENPDELAKIATAVKRQLSTISGTKNVKDNWGPKTKKFVVKIDQNRALAAGVSSQDIALSLQTNLEGLQTGEYREGDKSIPILMRGKDNYNQTLTSLQTLSIFAQATGKSVPLPQVASIVPEWQYASIKRYNLNKSINITSELAQGGNAAAITTEIGAWLEENKKEWPSDCRYEFGGDEKETAENMGSVIAFLPLSAFIIVLLLVIQFNSFRKMVMIFFTIPLAIIGVVIGLLVFQEPFGFMPFLGTISLAGIVINNAIVLIDRMQIEQNDLGLKPEDAIITACLQRFRPIVLATCTTILGLIPLYLSGGELWEGMAISIMVGLLFGTVITLIFIPSLYSILFKLNYKGYEFDEKLLEE; from the coding sequence ATGAATTTAACAGCATTTTCAATACAAAAAAACCGTATCGTATTAATGATACTGGGCGCTATCCTTTTAATGGGGATGGCCATTTATCCTGACCTTCCACGCGATAGTATGCCTTCTTATACGGTTCGTATAGCCAATGTGGTAACCGAATTTCCAGGTGCCAGTCCAGAAAGAGTGGAGCTATTGGTAACCGATAAGGTCGAAAAGATAGCACAAGAACTTCCGGAGCTTAAAGAGGTGACCAGTGTATCCCGAACGGGGCTCTCCGTTGTAACGGTTGAATTAAAAGAGGACGTTGGTCCTGATGAACTACAATCAGTTTGGAACCGACTGCGCCGCAAGTTACAGGGCATGGAAGGCATGCCCGAAGGTATCGATGCCTTTTTGGATGATGAAGGTGTGGGCGATGTCTACGGTATTGTCGCAGGACTCGTTTCAGACGGGTTTAGTTATGCAGAGATGAAAGAGTATGCGGACGATATCAAGAACGATTTCATAAAACTGCCCGAAGCTGCCAAGGTAGTCATGGGCGGGGTGCAGGAAGAACGGGTGTTCATCACTTTCGATAATGCCCGATTAAAGACCTATGGACTATCAGCGCAAAAGTTACAACAGCTAATTTCTGGGACTAATATTCTTAGTTCTGGCGGACAAATCAATCTGGGACAAGAGCGCATCATTCTGGAACCAACGGGAAATTTCAACAGTATAAAAGATATTGAAGATATGCTATTGCCCGTAAGCGAAGATTCGGGTTTACTAGTACGTTTAGGGGATTTGACCAAGATTGAAAAAGGGTACATAGACCCTTCCCAACAACGGGTGCAAATCAATGGTAACAATGCCATTTCCTTTCACATCAACCTAAAGAAAAATGCCAATATTATTTCCTTGGGCGAAGATGTGAATCAACTATTGACCAAGTGGCAAGATAAACTTCCGGCCGGATTAGACCTGAAAAGAATTTCTTCCCTAGATGTCTATATAGACGCAAAGGTGAGCAATTTTATCAGTAATTTATTGCAATCCATAGGCATTGTTTTAGCAGTTATGTTGGTCTTTTTAGGGTTCCGTACAGGAATGATAATCGCCAGTCTTATCCCTATAGTTACCATTATGACCCTTTTGATTATGGGACTCATTGATATAGGTCTGAACCAAGTTACCTTGGCTTCTTTGATTATGGCTCTGGGTATGTTGGTAGACAATGCGATTGTGGTTGCAGAGACCATTATGGTAAAGATGGAAGCAGGAGAGAAAGCCAAAAAAGCGGCTATCGATGCCTGTTCGGAACTATTCGTTCCTCTCCTGATTTCGACCCTGACCACTTCTGTTGCTTTCTTGGCCTTCTACCTTTCCCCAACGAATATGGGAGATATTGTAGGGCCGATATTTATCGTCATCACCATTGCGTTATTATCCTCATGGATTATTGCTTTGACCATCATCACGCTGTTTTGCTCCCTTTTCTTGAAGATCAAACCCAAGAACGAGCGCAAACCCGGGCTTGTAGATAAGGCGATAGCGGTTTTAAAATCAAAGTATAAATCACTTATCATAGTCGCATTGCATCACAGATGGAAAGTGATGATTGTACTGTTCGCGGTATTCATACTCTCATTGGTAGGGTTTTCAAAAGTTCCGTTTTTGTTCTTTCCCGATAGTGACCGGAATATGATAACGGTAGATATTAACCTTCCCGAAGGTTCCAATATTGATGCCACGACGTCCACCGTCAGGAAATTGGAGCAGTTTATGAGAGACTCGCTTCAGGTAACCCAAGACAGACCGGATGGAATCGATAGCTGGTCCGCTTACATCGGCCAAGGTCCCGAGTCGTATGATTTAGGCTATTCTCAAGATGAGGCAAACTCCAATTATGCACACATTTTGGTCAACACCTCTTCTTTTGAAATGAACCAAGATATTATCGCAAAGTTGGATGCTTTCGGATACGACAACTTCTCAAATGCCGATATCAAGGTAAAAGCCCTTGCAGCTGGTGCGGCCACGGTACCCATTGAAATTAAGTTGATAGGTGAAAATCCAGATGAGCTTGCCAAAATAGCCACAGCGGTTAAGCGGCAGTTATCTACCATATCCGGCACTAAAAATGTAAAGGACAACTGGGGACCAAAGACGAAGAAATTTGTGGTAAAAATAGACCAGAACAGGGCCTTGGCTGCCGGGGTAAGCAGCCAGGATATTGCACTGTCGTTACAGACCAATCTTGAGGGGTTGCAAACCGGAGAATATCGCGAGGGGGATAAATCCATACCCATTCTCATGCGGGGAAAGGACAATTACAATCAGACTTTGACCTCGTTACAGACCTTGAGCATTTTTGCCCAGGCAACCGGTAAAAGTGTACCCCTGCCACAGGTCGCTTCTATTGTGCCGGAATGGCAATATGCCTCCATAAAAAGGTATAATCTGAATAAGTCTATCAATATTACCAGTGAATTGGCACAAGGTGGAAATGCCGCGGCCATTACCACCGAAATAGGTGCTTGGTTGGAGGAAAATAAGAAAGAATGGCCAAGTGACTGTCGGTATGAATTCGGGGGGGATGAAAAAGAGACCGCTGAGAACATGGGGTCGGTCATTGCTTTTTTACCACTATCGGCATTCATTATAGTACTGTTATTGGTCATTCAGTTCAATTCGTTCCGAAAAATGGTGATGATTTTTTTCACAATCCCTTTGGCGATTATCGGTGTGGTGATTGGTTTATTGGTATTTCAGGAGCCCTTCGGCTTTATGCCTTTTTTGGGAACCATTTCCTTGGCGGGAATTGTCATAAACAATGCCATTGTACTTATAGACCGTATGCAGATTGAACAAAACGATTTGGGGCTAAAACCCGAAGATGCGATTATCACAGCCTGCTTGCAGCGGTTTCGACCCATTGTACTGGCTACCTGCACCACTATTCTTGGATTGATTCCCCTATACCTGAGTGGTGGGGAACTTTGGGAAGGTATGGCCATTAGTATTATGGTGGGTCTACTCTTTGGTACGGTCATCACCTTGATATTCATTCCATCATTATATAGCATTTTATTCAAATTGAACTATAAGGGGTATGAGTTTGATGAAAAGCTTTTGGAGGAATAG
- a CDS encoding efflux RND transporter periplasmic adaptor subunit codes for MKSIVRIISIGLLTSMLFSCSEKKEAQTRKPKLVKYTEVGFNNQNGVVTYNGVVQQELVINLSFRASGMITKLPLEMGQKVAKGDLLAVLDNVSSRLAYEQAVTQSNAAKSNRNTAKSALDRILKLYEKGSASLSDFEQAKNNFKAAEENYQAAKRTISIRQDQVNYGYIYAPADGIIAAVNSEVNENVNAGQTVATLNAGEVMEIVIGVPENVINTITKNDVVTVRLPSLQNQEFKGTVTEVAPALSAQLGTYPVRVALEKPTAAVKTGMAAAVDFFPSMGNPSTIKPEALVVPAQSVGEDYEGHYVFLIAENDTALIVQKRQVAVGELTENGFEITQGIQNGDRIATAGLQSLLDGQSIRLE; via the coding sequence ATGAAATCAATAGTAAGGATAATATCTATAGGACTTCTCACGAGCATGCTATTTTCATGCTCAGAAAAAAAAGAAGCACAGACGCGTAAACCAAAATTGGTAAAGTATACCGAAGTCGGTTTCAACAATCAAAATGGTGTCGTAACCTATAACGGTGTGGTACAGCAAGAACTGGTCATTAATCTAAGTTTCAGGGCCAGTGGTATGATTACAAAGTTGCCCCTTGAAATGGGACAAAAAGTCGCGAAAGGGGATTTATTGGCCGTTCTAGATAACGTCTCTTCGCGATTGGCTTATGAGCAGGCAGTTACGCAAAGCAATGCCGCAAAATCGAATAGAAATACGGCCAAATCCGCTTTGGACCGCATCCTAAAATTGTATGAAAAAGGTAGTGCTTCGCTCAGCGATTTTGAACAGGCAAAGAACAACTTTAAAGCGGCGGAAGAAAACTACCAAGCCGCAAAACGAACCATATCCATTCGGCAAGACCAAGTAAATTATGGCTATATCTACGCCCCGGCAGATGGCATCATTGCCGCGGTGAATTCCGAAGTCAATGAAAATGTAAATGCCGGACAGACCGTGGCCACGCTCAATGCCGGAGAGGTAATGGAAATTGTGATAGGTGTGCCCGAAAATGTTATCAATACCATCACGAAGAACGATGTGGTAACCGTGCGATTGCCCTCATTGCAAAATCAAGAATTTAAGGGAACAGTTACGGAAGTGGCCCCTGCCCTTTCAGCTCAATTGGGCACATATCCCGTGCGTGTGGCATTGGAAAAACCAACTGCAGCTGTGAAGACCGGTATGGCCGCAGCGGTTGATTTTTTTCCTTCAATGGGAAATCCTTCTACGATAAAACCTGAGGCTTTGGTGGTACCCGCACAGTCCGTCGGGGAAGATTATGAAGGACATTATGTTTTTCTCATTGCTGAAAATGATACGGCACTCATTGTGCAAAAGCGACAGGTGGCTGTAGGCGAGTTGACCGAAAACGGATTTGAAATTACACAAGGTATTCAAAATGGAGACCGTATTGCCACGGCTGGGCTACAGAGTTTATTGGACGGGCAAAGCATTCGATTAGAGTAA